The genome window CCGACGCATTCTAATTGTGGAGGATGATATTGATATCGCAGATCTGGTCACGATCTATCTGCATAATCAGAACTACATAACTCATGTAGCGCATACGCTTGAAGAAGCTACGAAGCTGCTGGAACAGCGACGCCCTGATCTCATTTTGTGTGATATCATGCTGCCTGACGGAACAGGCACCGACTGGATACGAGGGCTTCGGAAGAGTGCTGATCTGCCTGTCATTTTTCTCAGCAGCCGGCAGGAAACCGAGGATATCGTTCAAGGGCTGGAACTGGGGGATGATTATATAACCAAACCGTTCGATCCGGATATTATGGTCGCCAGGGTCAAAAAAAGACTACGACCTGCACCCTCCACATCTGAAAACATGGTTGCCTCTGGTGAGAACGTATGGCGTGACGGCTGGCTCGATCTGCATTTTGGCCGCTTTGAAGTCCGGGTCAACGGCAAAGAGATTAGCTTACCTGCTAAAGAACTGCAACTACTGTTCCTCATGGCAAGTCGTCCAGGGCACGTTTTTAGTACAGACTACCTTTTTGAACGCATATGGGGGCTGGATAACTGGAGTGATGTTCGCACGGTCATGGTGCACCTTCATCACCTG of Paenibacillus sp. FSL R5-0517 contains these proteins:
- a CDS encoding response regulator transcription factor, which encodes MTYTEERRRILIVEDDIDIADLVTIYLHNQNYITHVAHTLEEATKLLEQRRPDLILCDIMLPDGTGTDWIRGLRKSADLPVIFLSSRQETEDIVQGLELGDDYITKPFDPDIMVARVKKRLRPAPSTSENMVASGENVWRDGWLDLHFGRFEVRVNGKEISLPAKELQLLFLMASRPGHVFSTDYLFERIWGLDNWSDVRTVMVHLHHLRRKIEDTSSTHRYIITVRGIGYKFQAR